The window TCCAAAAATGAAGGGCTTTGTTTTGAAAATTGTACACTCGTTGAATTTGTAGGAGATATCAACGGAAAACTTTATTTAGCTTTAGATGGGTATACCAAACTCAAACTTTTACCAAAAATTGCAAAAGCCTTTCAGATCGATCCCACATCGAGATCCCACTCTGCATCCATCATGATGGAATTTGCCAACCAAATCGCAGGAAAATTGATTACTGAAATGCGACTTGGCCGTTATGAAATCGATATTTTACCTCCTGAAAATTTAAACCATAAAC of the Leptospira biflexa serovar Patoc strain 'Patoc 1 (Paris)' genome contains:
- a CDS encoding chemotaxis protein CheX; this translates as MDPLIDEKFILTVSQVLPEHFYKTLLVFADREAYGPSKNEGLCFENCTLVEFVGDINGKLYLALDGYTKLKLLPKIAKAFQIDPTSRSHSASIMMEFANQIAGKLITEMRLGRYEIDILPPENLNHKLVPISLEHFRQYILIFNLKDRRGDEYMGRLYLILLLEKFPTPQN